The following are encoded in a window of Castanea sativa cultivar Marrone di Chiusa Pesio chromosome 5, ASM4071231v1 genomic DNA:
- the LOC142633586 gene encoding uncharacterized protein LOC142633586, with protein MPLPWKKQKGSRISRIVADLQSSPKRGGSLVVQTGFPTSLIDLFVQNRDRLNKNKKKKKKKKKKKQENSSSNEDDIPSSPVEIQQEIQADPALSISPTPSGSVSFGVDEDLTPLKLKEAEVNEVCSKEDKNFGVVLKVMFLAVVVVLGFMSTKRLAVCITFSAFLLIIADYLCKRSCFLSVRPALESLVQRVQKGLLVVKNTKTCEAVNGVVEEVIGRGAESKSVIDEIQIVETSFVVDDSNEIVSVGPEIEEEAKKAAKKEVVDGSQVLVCTDENSKGCSRRGKAKKIFKKLVPKRLRNLKKEKKGKRMMEEESISEASSNLGDEFDTLGSVVDEEKEDGIGKDQNRSVCKLSSLEEEELGGDKNSSTDQVSRAGDVSAAIGGRKEGSLGYITLLVIVLAGLAGGKVVALTITISWCFILKFLKFIGNRRRSVNVS; from the coding sequence ATGCCTCTTCCATGGAAGAAGCAGAAGGGGAGTCGGATATCAAGAATAGTGGCGGATCTCCAGTCCTCACCGAAGCGAGGCGGGTCCCTTGTTGTTCAGACTGGCTTTCCCACTTCTCTCATCGACCTCTTCGTCCAGAACCGTGACCGactcaacaaaaacaagaagaagaagaagaagaagaagaagaagaagcaagagaATTCTTCCTCCAACGAAGACGACATACCCAGTAGTCCTGTTGAGATCCAACAAGAAATTCAAGCCGATCCGGCACTTTCAATTTCACCAACTCCATCTGGGTCGGTGAGTTTTGGCGTTGACGAGGATCTGACGCCATTGAAGTTGAAGGAAGCGGAGGTTAACGAGGTCTGTAGCAAGGAAGATAAGAATTTCGGTGTCGTCTTGAAAGTTATGTTTCTGGCGGTGGTTGTGGTATTGGGTTTCATGAGTACTAAACGACTTGCCGTTTGTATTACCTTCTCCGCGTTTCTGCTTATTATCGCTGACTATCTTTGTAAGCGGTCCTGTTTCCTCTCGGTTAGACCTGCTTTGGAGTCTTTGGTTCAAAGGGTGCAGAAGGGTTTGTTGGTAGTCAAGAATACCAAAACTTGTGAGGCTGTGAATGGTGTTGTGGAGGAAGTGATTGGTCGTGGGGCTGAATCGAAATCTGTGATCGATGAAATCCAAATTGTAGAGACTagttttgttgttgatgattCCAATGAGATTGTTAGTGTTGGACCTGAGATTGAAGAGGAGGCAAAAAAGGCGGCGAAGAAGGAGGTGGTGGATGGATCACAAGTGTTGGTTTGTACAGATGAGAATTCCAAAGGTTGTAGTAGGAGAGGAAAAGCAAAGAAGATCTTCAAGAAATTGGTGCCGAAGAGGTTGCGAAAtttgaagaaggaaaagaagggGAAGAGGATGATGGAGGAGGAGTCCATCAGTGAAGCATCGAGTAATTTGGGGGATGAATTTGATACATTGGGGAGTGTAGTTGATGAGGAGAAAGAGGATGGTATTGGTAAAGACCAAAATCGAAGTGTGTGTAAATTAAGTtcattagaagaagaagaattaggtGGTGATAAAAATTCTAGTACTGATCAAGTATCGCGGGCTGGCGATGTGTCGGCAGCGATTGGTGGAAGGAAGGAGGGGAGTTTGGGCTATATTACTCTCCTTGTGATTGTTCTTGCTGGACTTGCAGGAGGTAAAGTTGTGGCCTTGACAATCACAATTTCATGGTGTTTCATCTTGAAGTTTTTGAAGTTTATTGGAAATAGAAGAAGATCTGTAAATGTGTCTTAA